A single Garra rufa chromosome 9, GarRuf1.0, whole genome shotgun sequence DNA region contains:
- the ggctb gene encoding gamma-glutamylcyclotransferase, which produces MSSCQSLVLSLTLLTAGFNLMSSAVPLPSDDSMMDNINDYQNGSTFLYFAYGSNLLKERLQLKNPSATVYCVAKLKDYKLVFGNHKGLASQRWHGGVATIEHSQGDEVWGVVWRMNMSDLESLDRQENVKMGTYSPVEVDVYTSGQNLSCRTYIMNSCIYAPPSPQYLQVIVMGAEQNGLPEDYQDKLRSIETNKFEGPLPVMEELEKAFKKSRQRTKAI; this is translated from the exons ATGTCCTCCTGCCAGAGTCTCGTCCTCAGCCTCACGCTGCTCACCGCTGGATTCAACCTCATGAGTTCAGCAG TCCCTCTGCCCTCTGACGACTCAATGATGGACAACATTAATGACTACCAGAATGGATCCACATTCCTGTACTTCGCTTACGGCAGTAACCTGCTGAAGGAGAGACTGCAGCTGAAGAACCCCTCAGCGACCGTCTACTGTGTGGCCAAACTCaag GATTATAAACTGGTCTTCGGGAATCATAAAGGACTAGCGAGTCAGCGCTGGCACGGTGGTGTTGCGACTATCGAGCACAGTCAGGGTGATGAGGTGTGGGGCGTCGTGTGGAGGATGAACATGTCGGACCTTGAGTCCCTGGACCG CCAGGAGAATGTGAAAATGGGCACTTACAGTCCAGTGGAGGTGGACGTCTACACCAGCGGCCAGAACCTCAGCTGTCGGACGTACATCATGAACAGCTGCATTTATGCGCCACCCTCACCGCAGTATCTACAG GTTATTGTGATGGGTGCGGAGCAGAACGGGCTGCCGGAGGACTATCAGGACAAACTCAGGTCCATCGAAACCAACAAATTCGAGGGACCTCTGCCTGTGATGGAAGAACTGGAGAAAGCTTTTAAAAAATCCAGACAAAGGACAAAAGCGATCTGA